GAGAAAGTGCACAGTGACCTGGACAAGTTGGAGAAAGCAATAACAGCAAACCTCCGTCCACCGCTGGAGCAGAGTCGGGCTGTGCAGGACAGCACCGAGCGCTCCAAGGACCTGAAGGTACAAGGCCGTAGGAGCAGGCACATTGTGCCACGCAGGGACCCTGCTCCAGAGGCTGGGGTCCTTCCAAGGGGTCTTCAGGGTGGTTCTTGGTGTGCTGCATGCTGTTGGTGCTCCCAGAACTCCATGAAGGCATGGAGCAGCGCTACCACCGGCTAGTGaccaaacaaaaataccaaCACTTGCAGTCCAGGGCACAGCTTCTCCTtgtgcacagctcagcatctgCTCCGCTAGGCAACACTCCActcccttcccctccttctGACCCCTAATTAATTCAGGCTCCATGCCACAAACCTCCCTCGTTCCAGGAGGCAATCCACCTCCTGGCTGTGTCAAAATCCAAGTGCCACCACAAGTGAAAGCAAATTGCTCCGGCTGTCTGCAGCACTTTGATGTCCAGGCAAGAAGTCAGCCTTCAGGCTGCAGAACCCAGTGGTCCAGATGAGCTCAGCACGTTTCCAACAGAGCTAGAGCTGCTGTGAACCAGTCCCTCCCCAGCCAGAGCTTCCTTGCTGAGGGCTATCTAGCCTGCTCTGACAGAGCTGGATACGAGCCTGGATGGAGAAAATATCCTCATGTTCCCTCTAGGGCTGAAAGGCATCTGCCACCAAGCACACACCTcagccctgccctcccctcttGCACCAGACAGACACAGGTCAGCTGTTTTTTCCCATAGCCACAAGGTTCAGTTGCTACAAAGATTTTTCCCTACCACAGAACATAACCAATGAAGTCCGTCGCATCGAACCAGAGAAAATGAGGAAGGTCCAGGACTGCGAGGCCTTCATTGAGTCCGTGCCCAACACTGGGAGCGCTACGTTGGTGAAGAACAAGGTGGAGAACACCAACAAGAAGTATGACCGTGTGGttcagctgctcagtgctgcccaggaGAAGTAAGTCATGGCTCAAGCCCAGCAGAAAGTCAGGTCCAGCAGACTGGCTTGGcggtgatgggttgatggttggacttgatgatctttgagaccttttctaaccttaatggttctatgattcaacACCTTTCCCCTCGCGTCCATACAGAGTTGAGGTGGCCACGCACCTCGAGAAGAGTCTCCAGCAAGGCCGAGACCTGCTGTCCACATACGAGAACAAACTGGTGACAGACGACACCGTACCAGAGGACCTGCGGGTGATAGACCGTaagaaagaagagctgctggTGAGTGTTTCCTGCAGCCAGTTTTCTACCCTATTGACGTGCTTCACATACAGAACTGCTTCCCAAAagctgtggcagctgctgcccaagCCCCAAACTTGAATTGGTGGCAAAGGGATGACTGCCCCAGCGGGGACCCATTAACTGTGCCTGCTTTCAGTTCAGCTCCAACTTgcttttctccagcctgtcctcaGTGACACCAGCACAGTAGATGGGGACCAGTGACAAAAGCCTGGCACGTGTGCAGCCCTGAAGAacctctctctcctttttccacAGGCCATGGGCTCTGAGCTCCAATCCAAAAGGTTCTTGCTCAATGAGGCAGAGCAGAACTTGCTGAGGACAAAGACCTGCTCCAACACCCTGGCCAGCAAGTtccaggagcactgccctgacATTGAGCGGCAGGAAGCCGAGCTCTACAAGCTCAACCAGCGCTTCAACAACCTCAGCAAGCAAATTGACCACAGGTGAGGCCCTAGGAGAGCACCTAGCTGGAACTGGACCAGCCTGGGATATTTACGATAGGGAGGAGCCATTCTAAAATCAGAAGAAGCATAATGCTGTCTAGGAACGGGCAGTTGCAGATTGGCTTCCAGGCAGTGCCAAGGAAGAAGCAATAGATGTTCCTGGCACGTGCTGGCTGGGTAGGTCTGGGCAGCCTCTGGGATTAAGTGTTCTTGCTACAGAGATGGGGACCTTGGCAAGACTTGCCTGCACCGGCAGTAGGGGAGATAAGAGCATGAGCTGTCATCCACCCACATCTGCCTCTGCCTGGATCACAGCACATCTTGTGCTTTCTTATCCCCCTACAGGCTTACACCCAGCATTCAGCATCCTCCACATTTTCCCTGCAGTTTCCCTGTGACTCATTTCTCCTGCAGTTTCTACTTGCTTTCATACCAACCAGGTGGCACTGATTCCTGCAGAAGAGAACCTGCAAGGAGGGGGGTGGAGAACAGCTCCAGCTCAATTCCATGTCTGGGGAGCAGGGAAGGGGAAGCAGGGACCGATGAAGAGGTGTTCGCAGAAGATGACAATGGAGAATGTGCTGACATTGAGTCCATTTCCCCTACAGAACACAGaccctgcagaaagcaaagagtgCCTATTCCAACTACCGCACAAACTATGACAAAATCAACCAGTTCCTTTGCAACATCCCCAACTACGAGCCGCAGGAGACGGACAACATCCAGCAAGTGGAAGTGAAGCTGAAGAACCAAGCGGTAATTCTTTCTGAGAGCCTGGGCTGcttggggggaggggaaaaggacCACTGAGAGATCGTGAATGGAGTCAAACAGGTCCTGCACATAAAATGGGAAAACACACAGGCTTAAGCAGCTTTACTTTTACACTACGAGGTCCCACACTCTTACTTGTGACATGTTTGTAAATAACAGGGCAGTGCTAGGAGGTTGCAATTCTCGGTGTTGTAACTCCAGTGGCAACCCTCCCAAAAGGTAAACGAAGTCTTTGGGCTACTGCATTCCCTTTGACTGCATCTTTCTTTGTCCCAGGCGCTCCTTGGTGACATCGCAAGCAAAGAACAGGAGGTACAAAAAGTCTctgccacagctcagcagtaCCAGCAGGCAGTAAAGGTAAGGGCTGCAATTCTGCCAGCAGGAGGACTCTTTACATCCTACTGAGAGCTGCCTATTGAAGGCTTAGGAAGCCTACTGCCCATGCTCAAACAGTTGAGGAGCTGAACCCAGGTGATGTCTGCTCCAGCATGGACATCATGTGGCCATTAGCCAGGATTTCCTGCTTGGGAAAGGAGGTTTCCACTCCATGGCCAGTATTGGTGAGGTGACTGGCAAGTTTGGACATACTGCTGTGGTCACCAGGCTATAGGAATGCCAGAACCTGCTCAAGAGCCTGCAGGGTGACCCACAGATCTCACCAGCTTGCCCAAAACGTGGCCAAGGGAAGAAGTCAAGAGAGATGGAGCCTGGGAGGGTGACCAGGAATCTCACCCCTTCCTCCTGGGAACTTCTTCCCACAGGACTACGAGCTGGAAGCTGAGAAGCTGCGGTCCATCCTCGACCTCGAGAACGGACGCAATGGGTACATGAGCAAGAAACCCAGGCTGCAATCTCCAGCTGCAAAAGTGAAAGAGGAGGTAAGCAAGCAGTGCCCTACAGAGAGCTAAGGCAGCTCACAGCCTGTGGGGCCAACGGGGATTATGCAAACAAGCATTTCATGGTCAGCAGCCTCAACCCCGGAGTGGGCTGCAAGGGAGGGCAGAAGAACAAGGAAGGATGGCCATCATTCTGAAGCCACCCATTCTTGGGGCTCAGATGgccagaaagagaaaacactggaaTTACCACTTCTTTGtcaaagaggaaaagggaaagaaaatacaagtgaagatcttgaaaacatttcttctcttggAGTCATTTCACTGCCACAGACAGCATCCCTGATACAAGTGCTTATGGAGAGAGCAGGCCACCAGCCACTTGTTTGCACAGGATCTGTTTGCTTCCATCCTCAAACTCATCCTGCATATCGAGGCAGGCAAAGTGCCCACGTGGCTCTGCCTCAGTTGTATCTCTTTTTGCAAGTCTTGATTAGGAAAAACCCAGTTTAAAGAGGTGAGATTACACATGCCCCAAACCCACTCTCCCTGCCTTGAAGCCAGTCTGCTTGCTCTTATAGGAAGGTTTAAGAAAAGCACCCAGGGTTAGCTCTCGAGGGCATTGCTTCTGTTAAGCAAGACTTGACCCTGGTCAAGACCAGGGATGATCGCTGGTCCCACCACCTTTGCTGAACACTTCTTGTCTCCTAGGAAGCCATTCTGGCAGCCAAGTTCACCGAAGTGAATGCTGTGAATAGGCAGAGGCTGCAGAACCTGGAATTTGCTCAGAACCTCCTGCGGCAGGTAAGTCATCCCCCACACACAGAGGCTCAGGGCTTGGCTGTGGCTCCTGAGGGTCAGCTCACTGCAAGCTCAAGGTCTTGGCTTAGATCTCTGCATGCTGCAGGTGGGCAGCTTGACACAGCTGCAACAGGCTGGGGCAGTGTGATTCTGAGAGAATATGagaatcacacacacacacacacgtgccTTTGCTATTACAAGCTGAACTGGAAACAAATCTAGCtagcatttcagcatttcatacCCCTGAACCCATCAGTCAGCAGACACCTCAATGAAGAGTTCTGCCTGGGATCAGGCACAGGCTCTCCATGTTTTCCATTCATCCTTGGAAGcgctgtttcatttttaacgCTTTCTTTATGCCTTGCCCATACCAGAATTGCATCTCTCTCAGCTTAAAGCTTTGTCAGGTCAGCAACAGGTATCACTGAGAGCGATTTCCAGGCCAGAAATCCACAGAGCAGTTCAAGAAAAGCCCATCTGCAAATTGGCCCTGTTGAGCCTTTGCAATAGGCAGCCTCCATTAACCGAGATCAGCATCCTCCTGTAGTACTGCCACAGGAGTGAATGGAAAATCAAATAACCGAATGAACTTACTTGGTGCTTAACTACACACTCTTTTTCAACCACAGCAGCCAGAGGTTCAGGTGACGCAAGACTTCATCCAGACCAAAAAATCCGTAAGGCCTGTGGAAGAAGTCTGGAAGTTGAAGAAAGAGCTTGAGGATGAGACTCAGCGTCGGCAACAGCTAGAAGCTGAGATCCAAGCCATCCAGAACAACATTATCCACCTGCAAAACCAGAAGCCCCAAGAAACCGTAGTTAAGAAGGAATTGGTGAAGAAAGTGCCGGACCCGCAGCTGGAGGAGAGCTTCCACAAACTGCAGCAAAGCCTGGCAGAAGAGCAGCGCAAGAACCAGGTGCTGCAGGATGAGCTGGAGGCCCTTAAAATCAGGCTGCGTGTTTTGGAGCatgagaagaaggaaggagggcAGGAGTATATAGTGAAAGAGGTGTTGCGTATTGAGCAAGATAAGGCTCAAGCTGAAGAAATCTTGAGGCTCAAAGAAGAACTGGAAGAGCTCAGGAGGCAGGAAGGAACAAGGGAAAACGAGGTCAATCTTTTACGCCAACAAATCGCTGTGCTGTCCAGCGAGAAGAACAAAGAGCAGGAGAAGGTAACAGAGAAGGAGGTGCTGAAGCTGCAGAACGATCCCCAGCTGGAGATGGAATTCCGGATGTTGCAAGAGAACAAGCAGAGGGAGAGTGCCCTGAGGCAGAAACACGAGGAAGAGCTCAGCTTCCTCCAGGAGAAACTCAAACGCCTCGAGAAGGAACGGGCCATCGCTGAGGGCAAGATTACTGTCAAGGAGGTACTGAAGGTGGAGAAAGACGTGGCCATCGAGAGGGAGGTGAATGAGCTCCGGCGCCAGTACGAGGATGAGAAATCCAAGGGGCGTTCCAACGAGAGGGAGAAGGCCGAGCTGCTCAGGAAGatccagctgctggaggaagagAATGCCAAGGTGGTTGTCCAGGAGAAGGTGAGGGAGATCGTGCGGCCGGATCCTAAGGCTGAAAATGAAGTTGCCAACCTTCGGTTGGAGCTGGTAGAGCAGGAGAGGAGATACCGGGGTGGTGACGAACAGCTGAAGAGCTGTCAGAATGAACTGGCTGCTCTGAGGAATAGAGAGCCGCTGGTAGAAGTCAAAGAAGTCATTAAGGAGGTCATTAAGTACAAGAATGATCCAGAAACTGAAAAGGAGCTACAGCGGCTCCGTGAGGAAATCATAGAGAGGACGGGAGCCATTGAAAGAGCTGACCTTGAGATCTACCAGCTGAAACAAGAGATACAAGCTTTGAAAGACACCAAACCTCAAGTGCACACAAAAGAAGTTGTTCAAGAAATTCTACAGTTCCGGGAAGACCCTAAGACAAGAGAGGAGGTGGAATCTCTGAGAGTGCAGCTGGCCGAGGAACAAATGAAGCACGTTGACCTGGAGAGAGAACGGCTCCTCCAAGAAGACAAAGTAAGACAGAAAGAGGAGGAACTTTCCCAGGTGAAGGAGAAAGTGGTCCAGCAGGAAGTAGTGAAGTACGAGCAAGATCCTGCCTTGAAAGCTGAAGTGAACTCCTTCTCACAGAGCATCGAGAGTGAGCTGAAACAAATCGATTCCCTCCGTGAAGAACTGCGCAAGCTGCAGAGGAGGCGGTCTGAGCTGGAGCGACAACTGGAAGAACTGGAGAAGGAGAGACAGGCCCGCAGAGAGGCGGAACTGGAAGTGCAGAGGCTGAGGATTAGGCTGAATGAGCTAGAAGAGCAAGAGAGGGAAACGACGGAACGAGtaacagtgaaacagaaagtgATCCTTCAGCAAGATCCCCAGCAAGAGAAGGAGCACTCCCTCCTCAGGCTGGagctagaagaagaaaaacaccgGAGACAAGTCTTGCAAACTGAACTGGAAGCCTTGAGAAAGAAGCTTCTTTCGTTGGAGAAAATGGAGGTCAAAGAGAAAGTTGTCTTTTCAGAAAGTGTCCAAGTGGACAAAGGAGACACGGAGTATGAGATTCAGAAGCTGAAGAGCAAcctggaggaggagagcaggcGTAAGAGGGAGCTAGATGCAGATATCAATAGGCTCGAAACCAGGCTGTCCGAGGTGGAATTCAACAACTCTAAGTCATCGAAGGAACTAGACTTACTAAGAGAGGAAAACCACAAATTGCACCTTGAAAAGCAAAACCTGCTGATGGAAACAAGGAGGCTGCAATCAGAGATTGAACTCACAGCAACAGAAGCTCGGGATTTGAGAAACATGACCCACATGGACAGTGGACCAAACCTAGACTCCAGATTCCAAGCTCTGGAAAGAGAGTTAGATGATCTGAAGCAGTTATCaagagaaaaagatgcagaGATCGAGCAGCTCCAGAACCGCCTCAAGACAGTGGCAATCAAGAGGGAGCAAAGAGAGAACCACCTGAGGCGCTCCATTGTGGTCATCGATCCGGACACGGGCAAGGAGATGTCTCCAGAGGAAGCTCACGTGCTCGGCCTCATCGAATGGAGCCTCTTCGTCAAGCTGAAGAGTCAGGAATGCGACTGGGAAGAGATCTCGATCAAGGGGCCGAACGGGGAATCATCTGTGATCCTCGACAGGAAGTCAGGCAGAGAGTTCTCAATCGAAGATGCCCTGAAGAGCGGCAGACTGAGCACGGCCCAGTACAACAGTTACCTCAACAAGCAGATGTCAATTCAGGAGCTGGCAGTCCTGGTGTCTGGAAGCGATTACCCAGTGCTCGCTCCACTTTAGAACCTTCCCTTAAAGGCAGCGAGTCAGAGCTGCACCACTCGTTATGACTACCAGATCACTGCAAATCCTCGCCCTCCTTTGCGTCTTCCGAAATGCTACAGCCTCTGCCCAGCCGCGCTATGAAGCCGCACTGCTTGCTGTCATACGCTGCGGAAAAGCACCGCCAGTAGTGGAAAACACGTTTGTCAAGGCTACAACTAaaccttctctccctctctgcaGCCCTACCCAACCACTCGACAAACAAGATGACAAGTGAAGTACCTGAAGTCCAAAAGACTCAGCCAAACCTGCAGTTTCTTCAACACACAGCcacaaaggcaggaaaaaaaaaaagcaaagcacagatgTTAGAGAGACTGAAGGTCAAAATGATTCTGGGGTGACCAGCGAGAGCTGGGTGCGTCAGCTCCACGTTGGTAAGGCACGCAGTTTGACTGTGGACAACCAAATGATGGGGTTATCCTCGGAAATAAACGGCTCTGTAAGCAAAAGGCGTGATGCACACCTCGCTTTGGTATCATCACATCAACACCGAGACCTTTTTGCTCACCGGCGTGCTGATGCTGCTGGGCAAGAGCGAAATGAAGCACAGCAATTTGATGGTGTCAGCCCTGGATTCAGGAGGAGCATTCCTATACCAGAGTTCACTAAGAAGCAGGTGAAGAGCCGGCAGCAGTGCCGAACACAAGATGCTGGTGCAAAGCATGCAACCGTAACCAAACGCAGAGTGCCTTCAAAACACACTTAGCTCACCTCGTGGCTGAGAGCCATTCGTGCTGGTATCTTATGGAATAGAGTTACAGCAGCTAAACGTCTCACTTACTTGTGTACGGGAACGGGAAGTAGAGGGGAATTCTATTTAtagtatgaaataaaaacatgcagtGGTTCCAATCAGgtgcttgttttcctttattgcCGACGGTGGTCTCTTGATCCTTGGATTTACAGGAAGATGCCAGTTCAGAGtcaatgttaaaaataaatcaataaataggACTGTTCCTTTGAGCAGGCCCAGCATTAGCATTAGATGGGAGGGAACTGCACCACCAAGTGAGACTGCAGCTACAGGAAGAGGGATTTATGCTGGGATGGTACCGGAGACTTGTAGAGCACAACAAATCATTTCCTTTACCCCAATTTCTGCTTTGCCAGGGCAAGGAGcctctcccctctctctctccctacCAGATTCTAGGCACGCAGACAATCAAAATTTAAACCCCAGGATCTTTTTCACATTATGTCACCACCTGACACAGCAAaagctccagcagagcagagctgccttttAACCATACTCACATCCAGCTCTGCCCCAATCAGCCTGCATTCTTCATGCGATGCCTCTCCTTCCAGTAAGCTCAATACCTGAGCCCCAGCAAACTCCGCCAccaacagaagcagcagtgagcattCACTGACCATCCATCTTGGCTTTGGAGATCAGTGCAATTATTTTACCTTTGTAAATGACTGGATCACACAGGATCATGCCATTGCTCCAGCAGATACctggtccttccaacccaaaccattccatgattcaaaAGCATTGAATAGGGAAGCATAAACAATTCCACCATCACAATGGCTTCGGAGCCATAGTGCACTTACAAAGTAAGAGATATTAGTTAGAAggcaattaattaattagtcACTCGAGAAATAGATGGTCAGGAGATGATCACCAAGCTAAAACAAATTCATGAAAGCGAAATGGTGAAAACTAGAgggaagaagatggaaaaaaagcattttggaaaCGTTGAAACAATTTATTCAGTTATTCTGTACAAGATTAACAGTTTTCATACCACCCCCATCATCTTCAGCAAGACAGTCccatcacacacaaaaaaatataatagtAAACCGCAGCTCTTACATCCAAAAGGAACTGCCCTAAAAAGTAAGTGCTATGGGAGCCTCACTGCCCCACGCTGTCACGGAAGTGCTGCACGTTGCCTCGTCGAGGCAGAGGCCAGAGCCCTGGCTCCCCATCAGCTGTCAGGCCTCCGCGTGGttctgccttgctgcagctctgctccgtACCATTCACTCATTCATTATAGCAtgtaaagaaaagaggaaaaaaaaaaatatatcccaCAGAATTTCCACCAAATAAACATTTCCCTGAGGCAAGAGGCTTCGCTATATTCCTAGAACGAGGGCGTTCTGCTCTGGCCATGCACACAGGTGCCTCCCAGCAGAAGCATTCAAGTGAAAGCAAAGAGAGGGAGTAGAACCAGCACCCTGGGTCACTCGCTGCGAGTCCCTGTCCTGCCAGGTGTTTGCTGaactgtttgttgttgtttcagcAACCATGGGAAGTTGAAGGTGCAAAGCACCTCTCAGGATGAGGCCTCCAACGGGAACCATGCGACATCCACTGATCAGAGACCAACGATGACTGCTGTGCTTCGTTTTAGTCACACAAGTTCTTGTCTTTGGCTCTTTTGCTACAACCTAGATATTTTCtgtaaacagatttttaattctgagctgcatttttatacatatatatatatatatataaagaatgCAGTGATCTTGGAAAATTACATAGTAGCTCAAACTGAGAACAGTCAGTCTCGGAGCTTACAAAAAAgtagggaaaacaaaagcagatatttGCTGGTATAAACAGCGCCAGCATCCTACCTGAAAGCTCTAGGAGGAAGGCTGCAGACTTTCCCTTGAACTACCAGTTAAATCTATGCAGATGAGTGCCACCGTGGCACGATTCAAATGTGGGCTCCAGGAGCCTGAGAAAAAGAGACTGgggagagcagaaaaataaaacccacaaaGCTCAGTTGGAACCACAGCCTGCCTTTAGCTATACACAGTTCATAAGGGTGTGCTCAGGGGAGAATTATTTAGGGCTAAGAGTTAAAAAATCATCTTAGGAAATCAAAATGACGCACCCCCAACTCCAGATGGTCCCCATTCCTGCAGCTGGGACAAGCGCATGATTCTAGTGCAGAAATCATCAAGGAGAGCAATACTCTTCTCTGGAATTCATTTGAATATAAGTGACCTTGGTTAATCTAGATCATTCCCTCTGCCCACTAAAGAGATCGTTACTGACAACCCTAGGAAAGAATGGCTTTAGGGGAGGGTCTGGAACCCGCTTGCACAAACTCTGATAAGAACTGGTGCTCTTGCTGGATTTGGTACTGTGTTCGCAGTCACCAAGACACCATTTAAGTCCAGACAGTGCAGCTTTTTTGATGTGCAACCATAAAAAGCTCtattaaataaacagaatacATCTTAAATACAGAATGATTTAAAAAGGGTTGAGGAGCACATAAAATAGGGCTGAAATGTGTGTCACTAGTCCATTCTTGCTCCACCATAAAAGGCACTGGAATTATGTCTTCCTATACACGTGACATGCTGAGAAGTGTCCCATTCAATCCAATGCATTCAACAGTAATGAGGATAAAACTGAGCAGGAAAAAAGCATccctttggaggaaaaaaaaaataactgcaaaaacCAAAAGATGTAGAATTCTCAACGTCCATGAGTGCATCTAGAAGTGTCTCTCTAAAGagtcttctttctcctccagagGGGAACATCAGATGGTTCGTTAGATTCACCGCACAGGAAATGTTAAGTCCTCCTATTAAGTGTAGCACAGCTTAATAgtacaattgaaaaaaaaaatctcagtgaaaTGTCTTCAGAAAGCACTGGCAGTGCTAGAATTGTCCAAGTAAatccaaagcaaaagaaagaagcacCTTTCATACCCTCCACAGGGAGACCAAGGAGGTATAACTGGGCTTGGAGGTACTTGGCAGACGCAGACGCGGGTGAGTGGGAatccagcagccccaggcttCCTGCAGGAAAGCCAGGCCACCCGAGTCTTCGTGTGAGTTCCAGCTCGTGCCAGTGCCAGGGAATGCGTGAAGGGCAGCAGCAATACAAGAGTGCTACAAACACTTCTCTCATCGGGACGTGGCTCGAGGCGGCCCTCGGTGTGGGGCTTTACTCTGAAAACCTCTGAGCAAACGCACCAACAAAGCCCTCGTTGAAGTTCAGTCTCTCCAGTTGTCGTTGAGTAGAAGACACGGTCGGTATTCATGAACTAACAGCTCCTCCGGGTTTATCCTATGTGTGCTCTAGCTCCCCTCCTGGCAGACGTCACAACTTCCGCTGCTGTGTGTTGGACCCTTTGCCGTGAAGCTGAGAGGcgtctgaaagaaaacagaagcaaatggGGAAGGGTTTCAGCATCAGCTCCGCCGAGCTGcgtgcagcagctgagctgcagtcaCAGGAAGCACCGAGGGTCTCCCGTGGCCTCTCAACAAAAGCACCACAGCATGGGTTCGGATGGCTGGTTGACTAGCTAGCTTGGCAATCTCTGTCCTCTAAAAGCCAGGCTGTGGTGTCTCCCCACCTAGGAAACTAGAAACTCATGGTGCTTGCTGCCTAGCATCTGCAGTTGATTTGAGTATCACTCAGCAGACCTCTGCTGTGGTAATGAAGTCCCACTGATAGCAACAGGAGTCATAGGAATCTAACCACTGGagtaagaaaaaggagaggacaCGAAGGAAAAAGAGTAAATGCAGTGAATAGAGAAAGAGTAAGGTAGTTTAACATATCAGAATTCTCCAGGAACAATTAAAACTACCACCAGATCACAGTGAACAAATGCATGTACCGAGACGTGCAATCAAGCAGCAGTGGCACCAAGCAGGGCAGCAACAGCTCCTTCTCCAGGACAAGGACAGTTCATTCCATGCAAGGCTGCAGTCCCAGCACACAGTACTTCTAAAGCAAGCAGTTGCAACAACATCGGCCACAGCACGCAGGAACACCCGTcagcaaatgcagcagcaaCAAGCAAGTACACACCGGATGCTCCTTGCTCAAATGCTTTTTGATGAATGCTGCCATGAGCACCTGCACATAAGGCATCAACAGTTCCTTGCATTTGTAGCAACCTCCCAAATGCCAGCTGGCAGCTTtcaggcagagcagtgcagctgtggctATCTGCTTGTACAGCCAGCTACAGTTCCCTCCACCAAAGAAACAGGAGATCTTTTAAGACCACggtggccaaaaaaaaaagccattttgttCTTCAACAAAGCACCACAAATTGGTAATACTGTCAGAGAAGACTGCACTGTGCTCAGTCTTCAATGTCTGCGTGAAAACACCAAGTGAGGGCTCTAAATTCCttcagatgagaaaaagaaCTCCTCCCCAGTGACACAGGATACATTTCACATGTTCAAACCGAAATCAATCTCCTCACTCTCCAGCAAGTGGAAGTTTaggaacaggaaggaaaggtctgtcacacagcaactgctgcatggggctgcttctgctctgccacCTGGAAGGACCCAACAACTCACCCCACACAAACTCCACTAAAACAAGCAAAGGAGAGGAATTCTTCCCATTTTCACCAGCGGTCTCTTCTTTCTCCAACAAACACTCAGCAGCCAAGGGCATTTCGCATGGACTGCTCCAGGAGACCACATCAcctccagcagtgtgcccacgCATCTACTAATGGCTTCAGTGCCACAGTATGAAGCCAGCACAGTCACTGCCACATCAGACTCACTGCCCAGGTAAGAATCTAAGACAGCCGTGCTGAACCACGCTGAGGACCCAAGGGACTCTTGatcagaaacagctgcagcaatTACCAATGGCACAATTACCAAAGCAGACATGCCCAATCTGGTGTCccttcatttccatttcctgcatgctgaatggattcctctctcctctccttcctctgcagttctTACAAACACTTGCAACCCACTGCgccacagcaggcagagctccaATTATCAGCAGAGATGTTCTCTGGACATCTCTTGTTTTATGCATCAGTTCTGCAGGCATCAAACGGGGAGGAGCAGGCTTAACTGCAAAATCATCACATCGTCAGCACCAAGGAAAACAGCCTGCATCCCTCACTGTAAAGGAGATGTGGGCAATTAGCTCAGCACACGGATGCAAGACATTCTGGTCTGACACACTTTATGTAGGTCACCAGTGACAAAACTCCACACAGACAGCATATTCAATTTCGGGCAGCCCTGGCAGACTGTGCATAAAGAGGCACGGCTTTCATCCTAACAGAACAAGCCTCTACCACGACGCAAGCAGCAACGTTAAGTGCCTCCAGGTGCTCACTCCAAGCAGTGAGTGCTCCTCATTTCAGAAGCACACGTTTGTGCTGGCtaacaaaacagcaaagg
This window of the Lagopus muta isolate bLagMut1 chromosome 15, bLagMut1 primary, whole genome shotgun sequence genome carries:
- the PPL gene encoding periplakin isoform X2, encoding MHSLFRKRNKGKYSPSVQKKSISSKELTELIERLQKNADQVEKNIVETDSRMQNDLHKIKACQLAQYKELTAQKLTESDKLLYVLDGDAAVARHMKHPQGDMITEDIRQLKERVANLRVKHDQIYNFPLQHIEPQVNWCTVIEEKQDALCGKGFGTDLPLVNSQVEEHNIFHNEVMAIGPHITKEGNKGYTSDLQAKYQKLLASSQQRQQDLNSLQDYMQRCTNKLYWLDQQAKDRTHYDWSDHNLDYPSRRRQYENFIHRKLEEKEEAINKLHADGDQLLAQNHPGKNAIEAHIEAVHADWKEYLNFLICEESHLKFMEDFHKFQKDAKDAQQLLKKVDTDLDQKYSPEFKDRYQLESLLRELDDQEKALEKYDAVVQSLQERSQHVLPLRYRRLPPPQPIPVEALCEYEGEQGQITRGAHYTLQKNSGDIWEVMDGAGGAISAPGVCFMIPPPDAEAIALADQIADSYVAVKEKTSNCRNILQQRYEGLKADSIGDAASVQGRQLLAGLEKVHSDLDKLEKAITANLRPPLEQSRAVQDSTERSKDLKNITNEVRRIEPEKMRKVQDCEAFIESVPNTGSATLVKNKVENTNKKYDRVVQLLSAAQEKVEVATHLEKSLQQGRDLLSTYENKLVTDDTVPEDLRVIDRKKEELLAMGSELQSKRFLLNEAEQNLLRTKTCSNTLASKFQEHCPDIERQEAELYKLNQRFNNLSKQIDHRTQTLQKAKSAYSNYRTNYDKINQFLCNIPNYEPQETDNIQQVEVKLKNQAALLGDIASKEQEVQKVSATAQQYQQAVKDYELEAEKLRSILDLENGRNGYMSKKPRLQSPAAKVKEEEAILAAKFTEVNAVNRQRLQNLEFAQNLLRQPEVQVTQDFIQTKKSVRPVEEVWKLKKELEDETQRRQQLEAEIQAIQNNIIHLQNQKPQETVVKKELVKKVPDPQLEESFHKLQQSLAEEQRKNQVLQDELEALKIRLRVLEHEKKEGGQEYIVKEVLRIEQDKAQAEEILRLKEELEELRRQEGTRENEVNLLRQQIAVLSSEKNKEQEKVTEKEVLKLQNDPQLEMEFRMLQENKQRESALRQKHEEELSFLQEKLKRLEKERAIAEGKITVKEVLKVEKDVAIEREVNELRRQYEDEKSKGRSNEREKAELLRKIQLLEEENAKVVVQEKVREIVRPDPKAENEVANLRLELVEQERRYRGGDEQLKSCQNELAALRNREPLVEVKEVIKEVIKYKNDPETEKELQRLREEIIERTGAIERADLEIYQLKQEIQALKDTKPQVHTKEVVQEILQFREDPKTREEVESLRVQLAEEQMKHVDLERERLLQEDKVRQKEEELSQVKEKVVQQEVVKYEQDPALKAEVNSFSQSIESELKQIDSLREELRKLQRRRSELERQLEELEKERQARREAELEVQRLRIRLNELEEQERETTERVTVKQKVILQQDPQQEKEHSLLRLELEEEKHRRQVLQTELEALRKKLLSLEKMEVKEKVVFSESVQVDKGDTEYEIQKLKSNLEEESRRKRELDADINRLETRLSEVEFNNSKSSKELDLLREENHKLHLEKQNLLMETRRLQSEIELTATEARDLRNMTHMDSGPNLDSRFQALERELDDLKQLSREKDAEIEQLQNRLKTVAIKREQRENHLRRSIVVIDPDTGKEMSPEEAHVLGLIEWSLFVKLKSQECDWEEISIKGPNGESSVILDRKSGREFSIEDALKSGRLSTAQYNSYLNKQMSIQELAVLVSGSDYPVLAPL